In Bradyrhizobium sp. 1(2017), one DNA window encodes the following:
- a CDS encoding sensor domain-containing protein, translated as MAEKNWHVGSTLPIAVQAVLCLAGAVAPARAFALSDGLPAPGDLAKLAPNVIWEVLIAGIVVCSFLAALALWIHSSLRRTRRLQLRRNAFVSSAMNNLNQGVVMTDAQRRVIFCNDRYLEIYGLARSDIRPNMNGHDLLELRRRRGVLDGATDDEFYEKAASINGLITELPEGRAILVKFFVLPNGGSVATHLDVSEQRRLSQQLASTKQFLETVLDNVPACVAAKNIEDGRYIFANTAYERFWGFSRDHVVGKNARELFAPVSAATIETADRAALDSPDGQFRNEFEVERGGERRMVASIRIAVRNEGNRPGFLLLVFEDITDRRSLSQELESTKKFLELVVDNIPVALIVEQVRDGSYLLANRSAETILNRRREEATGLTAADIFNPKEAKLIIARDEAAIKKRGMITEEHPISTKDGLRLFLTRRATVLSDAGEPQYLIKTHEDVTDRRQTESRMAHMAYHDGLTDLPNRAAFLQALTQMIEACEGTGEEFAVLCVDLDGLKEVNDVFGHALGDKLLIEVAQRLQDSARGGVVARLSGDEFGLIIDGKQPEAGLALAQQIGEAVAREFQIDGRPVRAGITTGMSVFPHNGTDGASLLANAGAALFRAKQKSRGTISLYQPEMDQQIRDRRVLHQDLSMAIKNGELSLAFQPQGAAGHSVAESEIIGFEALARWQHPVRGQVSPAEFIPIAEESGLIVEMGEWILREACREAASWPNPLQVAVNLSPAQFMHGDVVGLVHSILIETGLAPGRLELEITEGVLIEDFDRGLALLRRLKALGVRISMDDFGSGYSSLSYLQAFPFDKIKIDRAFIINLGRNPQSAAIVRAVIDLGHGLEMSIVAEGVETIDQLAFLAKEGCDGVQGYLLGKPLPIGKYAGLVGRAEVMELALKTG; from the coding sequence ATGGCTGAGAAGAACTGGCACGTGGGCAGCACGCTTCCGATTGCTGTGCAGGCCGTGCTGTGCCTGGCCGGCGCGGTCGCGCCTGCGCGCGCCTTTGCGCTGTCGGACGGCCTGCCCGCGCCTGGCGATCTCGCCAAGCTCGCACCCAACGTGATCTGGGAAGTCCTGATCGCGGGCATCGTCGTCTGCTCGTTCCTCGCCGCGCTCGCGCTGTGGATCCATTCCTCGCTGCGCCGGACCCGGCGTCTGCAGTTGCGGCGCAACGCCTTCGTCTCCTCCGCCATGAACAATCTCAACCAGGGCGTGGTGATGACGGATGCGCAGCGGCGCGTCATCTTCTGCAACGACCGCTATCTCGAGATCTACGGTCTGGCGCGGTCCGATATCCGGCCGAACATGAACGGCCACGACCTCCTCGAGCTGCGCCGCAGGCGCGGCGTGCTGGATGGCGCGACCGACGACGAGTTCTACGAGAAGGCGGCAAGCATCAACGGCTTGATCACCGAACTGCCGGAAGGTCGGGCCATCCTAGTGAAGTTCTTTGTGCTGCCGAATGGCGGCTCGGTGGCGACACATCTCGACGTCAGCGAACAGCGCAGGCTGTCGCAACAGCTCGCCTCCACCAAGCAGTTCCTGGAGACGGTGCTGGACAACGTGCCGGCCTGTGTGGCCGCAAAGAACATCGAGGACGGCCGCTACATCTTCGCCAATACGGCCTATGAGCGCTTCTGGGGCTTCTCGCGGGACCATGTCGTCGGCAAGAATGCGCGCGAGCTGTTCGCGCCGGTGTCGGCGGCGACCATCGAGACGGCCGACCGTGCGGCGCTCGATTCGCCGGACGGCCAGTTCCGCAACGAATTCGAGGTCGAGCGCGGCGGGGAGCGACGCATGGTCGCCTCGATCCGGATCGCGGTCCGCAATGAAGGCAACAGGCCCGGATTCCTGCTGCTGGTGTTCGAGGACATCACCGACCGTCGCTCGCTGTCGCAGGAGCTGGAGAGCACCAAGAAGTTCCTCGAGCTCGTGGTCGACAACATCCCGGTGGCGCTGATCGTGGAGCAGGTCAGGGACGGCAGCTATCTGCTGGCCAACCGCAGCGCCGAGACGATCCTCAACCGCAGGCGCGAGGAAGCCACGGGCCTGACCGCCGCCGATATCTTCAATCCCAAGGAAGCCAAGCTGATCATCGCCCGCGACGAGGCCGCGATCAAGAAGCGCGGGATGATCACCGAGGAGCATCCGATCTCCACCAAGGACGGCCTGCGCCTGTTCCTGACCCGTCGCGCCACCGTGCTGAGCGATGCCGGCGAGCCGCAATATCTGATCAAGACCCACGAGGACGTCACCGATCGCCGGCAGACCGAGTCGCGCATGGCGCACATGGCCTATCACGACGGCCTCACCGACCTGCCGAACCGCGCTGCCTTCCTCCAGGCGCTGACCCAGATGATCGAGGCCTGCGAGGGCACCGGCGAGGAGTTCGCCGTCCTCTGCGTCGATCTCGACGGCCTCAAGGAGGTCAACGACGTCTTCGGTCATGCGCTCGGCGACAAGCTCCTGATCGAGGTGGCCCAGCGGCTCCAGGACTCCGCGCGCGGCGGCGTCGTGGCGCGCCTGTCCGGCGACGAGTTCGGCCTGATCATCGATGGCAAGCAGCCTGAGGCGGGTCTGGCGCTGGCGCAGCAGATCGGTGAAGCCGTTGCCCGGGAATTCCAGATCGATGGCCGGCCGGTCCGCGCCGGTATCACCACCGGCATGTCGGTGTTCCCGCACAATGGCACGGATGGCGCCTCGCTGCTCGCCAATGCCGGTGCGGCGCTGTTCCGCGCCAAGCAGAAGTCACGCGGCACGATCAGCCTCTACCAGCCGGAGATGGACCAGCAGATCCGCGATCGCCGCGTGCTGCACCAGGACCTCTCGATGGCGATCAAGAACGGCGAGCTCTCGCTCGCCTTCCAGCCCCAAGGCGCCGCCGGCCACAGCGTCGCCGAGAGCGAGATCATCGGCTTCGAGGCATTGGCGCGCTGGCAGCATCCGGTGCGCGGCCAGGTCTCGCCGGCCGAATTCATCCCGATCGCGGAAGAGAGCGGCTTGATCGTCGAGATGGGCGAGTGGATCCTGCGCGAGGCCTGCCGCGAGGCGGCGTCCTGGCCAAACCCGCTGCAGGTCGCGGTCAATCTGTCGCCGGCGCAGTTCATGCACGGCGACGTGGTCGGGCTGGTCCATTCGATCCTGATCGAGACCGGCCTTGCGCCCGGCCGGCTCGAGCTGGAAATCACCGAGGGCGTGCTGATCGAGGACTTCGACCGCGGCCTTGCGCTGCTGCGCCGGCTGAAGGCGCTCGGCGTGCGCATCTCCATGGACGATTTCGGCAGCGGCTATTCCTCGCTGAGCTATCTCCAGGCGTTCCCGTTCGACAAGATCAAGATCGACCGCGCCTTCATCATCAATCTCGGCCGCAACCCGCAATCGGCGGCGATCGTGCGCGCGGTGATCGATCTCGGCCACGGCCTCGAAATGTCGATCGTCGCCGAGGGTGTCGAGACGATCGACCAGCTCGCCTTCCTCGCCAAGGAAGGCTGCGACGGCGTGCAGGGTTATCTGCTCGGCAAGCCCTTGCCGATCGGAAAATATGCCGGCCTCGTCGGACGCGCTGAAGTCATGGAGCTTGCGCTCAAGACCGGCTAG
- a CDS encoding NAD(P)/FAD-dependent oxidoreductase, with protein sequence MDRVDCVVIGAGVVGLAVARKLAQAGREVIVLEEAEAIGTITSSRNSEVIHAGIYYRAGSWMARMCVDGKHALYRYCIERGIPHKNCGKLIVATSAKETEKLQSIKAHAEANGVLDMRLLPGEAARALEPALACDAALLSPSTGIIDSHAYMLSLRGEAEEAGAAFAFHTPLVRAKAEAGIIEIEAGGEAPMTLQCSLLVNAAGLAATHLARNIEGMPLDRIPPAYLAKGNYFSCNARAPFSRLIYPVPEPGGLGVHLTLDMAGQARFGPDVEWIETIDYEVDPSRAERFYPAIRKYWPTLPDGALMPSYSGIRPKIVPPAVATQDFLMQGPRDHGVAGLINLFGIESPGLTSSLAIADHVAELAKV encoded by the coding sequence ATGGATAGGGTCGACTGCGTCGTCATCGGAGCCGGCGTGGTCGGGCTCGCGGTGGCTCGAAAGCTCGCGCAGGCCGGGCGCGAGGTCATCGTGCTCGAGGAAGCCGAGGCCATCGGCACCATCACCTCCTCGCGCAACAGCGAGGTGATCCATGCCGGCATCTACTACCGCGCCGGCAGCTGGATGGCGCGCATGTGCGTCGACGGCAAGCACGCGCTCTATCGCTACTGCATCGAGCGCGGCATCCCGCACAAGAATTGCGGCAAGCTCATCGTCGCGACCAGCGCGAAGGAGACCGAGAAGCTGCAATCGATCAAGGCGCATGCCGAGGCCAACGGTGTGCTCGACATGCGGCTGCTTCCGGGCGAGGCCGCACGCGCGCTGGAGCCGGCGCTTGCCTGCGATGCCGCGCTGCTGTCGCCGTCGACCGGGATCATCGACAGCCACGCCTACATGCTTTCGCTGCGCGGCGAAGCCGAAGAGGCAGGCGCGGCGTTCGCTTTCCACACGCCGCTGGTGCGCGCCAAGGCGGAAGCCGGGATTATCGAGATCGAGGCTGGCGGCGAGGCGCCGATGACGCTGCAATGCAGCCTCCTCGTCAACGCCGCGGGGCTCGCGGCAACGCATCTGGCGCGCAACATCGAGGGCATGCCGCTGGATCGCATTCCGCCGGCCTATCTCGCCAAGGGAAACTATTTCAGCTGCAATGCCAGGGCGCCGTTCTCGCGCCTGATCTATCCGGTGCCGGAGCCCGGCGGGCTGGGGGTGCATCTGACGCTGGACATGGCAGGGCAGGCCCGCTTCGGCCCCGACGTCGAGTGGATCGAGACGATCGATTACGAGGTCGATCCATCACGCGCCGAGCGCTTCTACCCGGCGATCCGCAAATACTGGCCGACGCTGCCTGACGGCGCGTTGATGCCGAGCTATTCGGGCATCCGTCCGAAGATCGTGCCGCCGGCAGTGGCCACGCAGGATTTTCTGATGCAGGGCCCGCGCGATCATGGCGTTGCAGGCTTGATCAATTTGTTCGGTATCGAATCGCCGGGACTGACGTCGTCGCTCGCGATCGCCGATCACGTCGCCGAGCTCGCAAAGGTTTGA
- a CDS encoding YdcH family protein: protein MTIQAHLVELERKHKLLENELHEALVHLSTDDLQIVELKRRKLMVKDQIERLKHSGDTLH from the coding sequence ATGACAATTCAGGCACATCTTGTTGAATTGGAACGGAAGCACAAACTTCTCGAAAACGAATTGCACGAAGCTCTCGTGCACCTTTCAACAGACGACCTGCAAATTGTTGAGTTGAAGCGCCGAAAGTTGATGGTCAAGGACCAGATCGAGCGTCTGAAGCACTCTGGCGACACGCTCCACTAG
- a CDS encoding YdcH family protein — translation MTNEDERELETELTRLQQEHRDLDAAIDALHQSPAPDLLRLQRLKKRKLLLRDRIAFIEDQITPDIIA, via the coding sequence ATGACCAATGAAGACGAGCGTGAGCTCGAAACGGAGCTCACCCGGTTGCAGCAGGAACACCGAGATCTCGATGCGGCGATCGATGCACTGCATCAATCGCCAGCCCCCGACCTATTGCGGTTACAGCGGCTGAAGAAGCGCAAGCTGTTGTTGCGCGATCGCATCGCGTTCATCGAAGACCAGATCACGCCCGACATCATTGCCTGA
- a CDS encoding GGDEF domain-containing protein, producing MKKPKRARAAKAKMGRKTSARRPEAGPKRPARPRQRRTPADGATDTLKATIRGLRSKLKAAERRVAELEAAADTDFLLEIPNRRGFERELSRAIAYMKRYRASGALIVLDVDRLKPINDSFGHAAGDEVLKAIAATLMRQVRASDVVGRLGGDEFALLLWNLSETDAKAKAAIFEQAIDDLSFTFRDHRVTAGASAGVALLGAQSDAGRALEEADAAMYVRKAHRRHEPRIRLVGD from the coding sequence ATGAAGAAACCAAAAAGGGCGCGTGCTGCGAAGGCCAAAATGGGCCGGAAGACCAGCGCCAGGCGTCCCGAAGCCGGCCCCAAGCGTCCCGCCAGGCCGCGGCAGCGCCGTACGCCGGCCGATGGCGCGACCGACACGCTCAAGGCGACGATCCGCGGCTTGCGGAGCAAGCTGAAGGCGGCAGAGCGGCGGGTCGCGGAACTCGAGGCGGCCGCCGACACCGATTTCCTGCTCGAGATTCCGAACCGGCGCGGTTTCGAGCGCGAGCTCAGCCGCGCCATCGCCTACATGAAGCGCTACCGCGCCAGCGGCGCGCTGATCGTGCTCGACGTCGATCGGCTGAAGCCGATCAACGATTCCTTTGGACATGCCGCCGGCGACGAGGTGCTCAAGGCGATTGCTGCGACGCTGATGCGGCAGGTCCGCGCCTCGGACGTGGTCGGCCGTCTTGGCGGCGACGAGTTCGCGCTGCTGCTGTGGAATCTCAGCGAGACCGATGCCAAGGCGAAAGCCGCCATCTTCGAGCAGGCCATCGACGACTTGTCTTTCACCTTTCGGGACCACCGGGTGACGGCGGGCGCCTCCGCCGGCGTCGCGCTGCTGGGAGCGCAGTCCGACGCGGGTCGCGCCCTGGAGGAGGCCGATGCCGCCATGTATGTGCGCAAGGCGCACCGGCGGCACGAGCCGCGGATCAGGCTGGTTGGCGACTGA
- the purE gene encoding 5-(carboxyamino)imidazole ribonucleotide mutase — protein sequence MTAPIAIIMGSQSDWDTMRHAADTLAALGVAADTRIVSAHRTPDRLFAFAKGAKAAGYKVIIAGAGGAAHLPGMAAALTELPVFGVPVESKTLKGLDSLYSIVQMPAGIPVGTLAIGKAGATNAALLAASVLALSDPALSNRLAAWRKAQTEAVAERPEDKA from the coding sequence ATGACCGCGCCGATCGCCATCATCATGGGAAGCCAGTCGGACTGGGACACGATGCGGCATGCCGCCGATACGCTTGCCGCGCTCGGCGTTGCCGCCGACACCCGCATCGTTTCGGCCCACCGCACCCCCGACCGCCTGTTCGCCTTCGCCAAGGGCGCCAAGGCGGCCGGTTACAAGGTCATCATCGCCGGCGCCGGCGGCGCCGCGCATCTGCCAGGCATGGCGGCGGCGCTGACGGAACTGCCGGTGTTCGGCGTGCCCGTCGAATCGAAGACCCTCAAGGGGCTCGATTCGCTGTATTCGATCGTCCAGATGCCCGCAGGCATCCCGGTCGGCACCCTCGCCATCGGCAAGGCCGGCGCCACCAACGCGGCGCTGCTGGCAGCGTCCGTGCTGGCGCTGTCCGACCCCGCGCTGTCGAATCGGCTTGCCGCCTGGCGCAAGGCGCAGACCGAGGCGGTTGCTGAACGTCCGGAGGACAAGGCGTGA
- a CDS encoding 5-(carboxyamino)imidazole ribonucleotide synthase — translation MSDAKQVTLKPGDTIGILGGGQLGRMLAMAAARLGLRCQVFSPDPDSPAFDVVLNATCAEYADVEALELFANDVDVITYEFENVPAAAAMVLDARRPVLPNRKILETTQDRLAEKDFVTKLGIGTAAYADVTSVASLREAIVRIGLPAVLKTRRFGYDGKGQAIIREGDDIAKVWTSLATKSAILEAFVPYEREISVIAARSAAGQVECFDVTENEHRDHILKISRAPAQIPDSLDEDARSIAGKIASALDYVGVLAVEMFVLANGTGPKVLVNEIAPRVHNSGHWTLDGASVSQFEQHIRAIAGWPLGKPVRHGDVVTMTNLIGDEINDYGKWLTVPGATVHIYGKGTPRPGRKMGHVTEVRPTGSK, via the coding sequence GTGAGCGACGCCAAGCAGGTGACGCTGAAGCCCGGTGACACCATCGGAATCCTCGGCGGCGGACAACTCGGCCGGATGCTGGCGATGGCCGCGGCGCGGCTCGGGCTGCGCTGCCAGGTGTTCTCGCCCGATCCGGATTCGCCGGCCTTCGACGTGGTCTTGAACGCGACCTGCGCCGAATATGCCGATGTCGAGGCGCTCGAGCTGTTCGCCAATGACGTCGACGTCATCACCTACGAATTCGAGAACGTGCCGGCGGCCGCCGCGATGGTGCTGGATGCGCGCCGCCCTGTGCTGCCCAACCGCAAGATCCTCGAGACCACCCAGGACCGGCTCGCCGAAAAGGATTTTGTGACGAAGCTCGGCATCGGCACCGCCGCCTATGCGGACGTGACGTCGGTCGCGTCGTTGCGCGAGGCGATCGTCAGGATCGGCCTTCCGGCCGTGCTGAAAACCCGCCGCTTCGGCTATGACGGCAAGGGCCAGGCCATCATCCGCGAGGGCGACGACATCGCCAAGGTGTGGACCAGCCTCGCCACCAAATCGGCGATCCTGGAAGCCTTCGTGCCCTATGAGCGCGAGATTTCGGTGATCGCCGCACGCTCGGCCGCGGGCCAGGTCGAGTGCTTCGACGTCACCGAGAACGAGCACCGCGACCACATCCTGAAGATATCGCGCGCACCCGCGCAGATCCCCGATTCGCTTGACGAGGACGCGCGCAGCATCGCGGGCAAGATCGCGAGCGCGCTCGACTATGTCGGCGTGCTCGCCGTCGAGATGTTCGTGCTCGCCAACGGCACCGGGCCGAAGGTGCTGGTCAACGAGATCGCCCCGCGCGTGCACAATTCCGGACACTGGACGCTGGACGGCGCCTCGGTCTCGCAATTCGAGCAGCATATCCGCGCCATCGCCGGCTGGCCGCTCGGCAAGCCCGTGCGCCACGGTGATGTCGTCACCATGACCAATTTGATCGGCGATGAGATCAACGACTACGGCAAGTGGCTGACCGTCCCCGGCGCCACGGTGCACATCTACGGCAAGGGCACGCCGCGCCCCGGCCGCAAGATGGGCCATGTCACCGAAGTCAGGCCGACCGGGAGCAAGTGA
- the aqpZ gene encoding aquaporin Z, whose protein sequence is MDMKKYAAEAIGTFWLTFAGCGSAVIAAGFPQVGIGLVGVSLAFGLSVVTMAYAIGHVSGCHLNPAVTVGLAAGGRFPAGQILPYVIAQVAGAIVGAWLLYVIASGAPGFDVTKGFASNGYDAHSPGQYSMMVCFLTEVVMTMMFLFIIMGATHGRAPAGFAPLAIGLALVMIHLVSIPVTNTSVNPARSTGPALFVGGWATAQLWLFWVAPLIGGALGGVIYRWLSEEPTGVVAGAKTA, encoded by the coding sequence ATGGACATGAAAAAATACGCAGCCGAAGCCATCGGCACCTTTTGGCTCACATTCGCAGGTTGCGGCAGCGCGGTGATCGCAGCCGGTTTCCCCCAGGTCGGCATCGGCCTGGTCGGTGTTTCCCTCGCATTCGGCCTGAGCGTCGTCACCATGGCCTATGCGATCGGGCACGTCTCGGGTTGCCACCTCAATCCGGCCGTCACCGTCGGTCTTGCCGCCGGTGGCCGCTTTCCGGCCGGCCAGATCCTGCCCTACGTCATCGCCCAGGTCGCCGGCGCGATCGTGGGTGCGTGGCTGCTCTATGTCATCGCGAGCGGGGCGCCGGGATTCGACGTCACCAAGGGCTTCGCGTCCAATGGCTATGACGCGCATTCGCCCGGCCAATACAGCATGATGGTGTGCTTCCTCACCGAGGTGGTGATGACCATGATGTTCCTGTTCATCATCATGGGCGCCACCCATGGCCGTGCGCCTGCGGGCTTCGCGCCGCTTGCGATCGGGCTCGCGCTGGTGATGATCCACCTGGTCAGCATTCCCGTCACCAACACCTCGGTGAACCCGGCGCGCAGCACCGGTCCCGCGCTGTTCGTCGGCGGCTGGGCGACGGCGCAGCTCTGGCTGTTCTGGGTCGCACCGCTGATCGGTGGTGCGCTGGGCGGGGTGATCTATCGCTGGCTCAGCGAGGAGCCCACAGGCGTCGTCGCGGGCGCGAAGACGGCGTAG
- the rpsU gene encoding 30S ribosomal protein S21 has protein sequence MQVLVRDNNVDQALKALKKKMQREGIFREMKLRGHYEKPSEKKAREKAEAVRRARKLARKKLQREGLLPMKPKPVFGAGPGGDRGGRGGPGAGPRGPR, from the coding sequence GTGCAGGTTCTCGTTCGCGATAACAATGTCGACCAAGCCCTCAAGGCGCTGAAGAAGAAGATGCAGCGCGAGGGAATTTTCCGCGAGATGAAGCTCCGCGGTCATTACGAGAAGCCCTCCGAGAAGAAGGCCCGTGAAAAGGCCGAAGCCGTGCGCCGCGCACGCAAGCTGGCCCGCAAGAAGCTTCAGCGCGAAGGCCTGTTGCCGATGAAGCCCAAGCCGGTGTTCGGCGCCGGTCCCGGCGGTGATCGCGGTGGCCGTGGCGGCCCCGGTGCAGGTCCGCGCGGACCGCGCTGA
- a CDS encoding tetratricopeptide repeat protein, translating to MASPFPERGLARLRQIWQRPFALVLMGTALCSCSFDLGSLMPEKEKPQEAPKATATADTSAVSAGNVSEAQAHAAKAQSLAKSGATAAALDEFNRAIGLDPYNAQALYGRALIYQGNNQHDFAIADFSAASGLNPQKVEPLLGRAASYLALGKVKEAAADLDEASEADPHNAQVWTARGQAYERLGDRAKAVASYTKAVALRPRDDAARSGLARVGG from the coding sequence ATGGCCTCCCCTTTTCCCGAGCGCGGCTTGGCGCGGCTACGCCAGATCTGGCAGCGGCCGTTCGCGCTGGTTTTGATGGGGACTGCACTGTGCAGTTGCTCCTTCGATCTGGGATCGCTGATGCCGGAGAAGGAGAAGCCTCAGGAGGCGCCGAAGGCGACGGCGACCGCTGACACCAGCGCGGTCAGTGCCGGCAATGTCAGCGAAGCCCAGGCCCATGCAGCAAAGGCCCAGTCCCTGGCGAAGTCGGGCGCGACCGCAGCTGCGCTCGACGAGTTCAATCGCGCGATCGGGCTCGATCCCTACAACGCGCAGGCGCTCTATGGCCGCGCCTTGATCTATCAGGGCAATAACCAGCACGATTTCGCAATCGCCGATTTCAGCGCGGCCAGCGGGCTCAACCCGCAGAAGGTCGAGCCGCTGCTCGGCCGCGCCGCCAGCTATCTCGCGCTCGGCAAGGTCAAGGAGGCCGCGGCCGACCTGGACGAGGCCTCCGAGGCCGATCCGCACAACGCCCAGGTCTGGACGGCCCGCGGACAGGCCTACGAGCGGCTGGGCGACCGGGCAAAGGCAGTGGCGTCCTACACCAAGGCCGTCGCGCTGCGTCCACGCGACGACGCCGCCCGCAGCGGCCTTGCCCGCGTCGGCGGCTGA
- a CDS encoding cupin domain-containing protein: MLAARSEVQVDNEEVRVTEWRLAPGSATGHHTHGMDYVIVPVVAGEMTIVAPNGERSNAQLAAGKSYFRKAGVQHDVLNETSTEIVFLEIELKP; the protein is encoded by the coding sequence ATGCTTGCCGCCAGGTCCGAGGTTCAGGTCGACAACGAAGAGGTCCGGGTGACCGAATGGCGGCTTGCGCCCGGCAGCGCCACCGGACATCACACCCACGGCATGGACTATGTGATTGTTCCCGTGGTGGCGGGGGAGATGACCATCGTGGCCCCGAATGGGGAGCGGTCCAATGCGCAGCTTGCGGCCGGCAAATCCTATTTCCGCAAGGCCGGGGTCCAGCATGACGTGCTTAACGAAACCTCAACCGAGATCGTGTTCCTTGAAATCGAGCTGAAACCGTAA
- a CDS encoding calcium:proton antiporter has protein sequence MSAHNPMPRSAWIFPALAVLLFAAVTATDYVFTLSLGGLVFAVVLLVILFGTVFAAVHHAEVIAERVGEPYGTLVLTLSVTIIEVALITTIMLGDKPAPALARDTVFAVVMIVCNGLVGLCIFIGGLRYREQGFQLSGANVYLSVLFALATITLVMPNYTTTTPGPVYSAVQLGFVDVVTLALYGVFLYTQTVLHKDYFVHERAGGGSGEAHLSGKTLALSVVLLLIALLAVVLLAKKFSLVVDAVAAKIGAPPAFAGLLVALLILMPEGVAAVSAARKNDLQKSINLALGSSLATIGLTIPAVGVATYALDKELELGLSAQGSVLLLLTFFLSMLTFGTGRTNVLFGLVHMVVFAVYVFMVFVP, from the coding sequence ATGAGCGCGCATAATCCGATGCCCCGGTCGGCCTGGATCTTCCCGGCGCTCGCCGTGCTGTTGTTCGCAGCCGTCACCGCGACGGACTACGTGTTCACGCTGTCGCTGGGCGGGCTCGTCTTTGCGGTCGTCCTTCTGGTCATCCTGTTCGGCACGGTGTTCGCGGCGGTTCACCATGCCGAGGTGATCGCGGAACGGGTCGGCGAACCCTACGGCACGCTGGTGCTGACGCTCTCGGTGACCATCATCGAGGTGGCGCTGATCACCACGATCATGCTGGGCGACAAGCCCGCGCCGGCACTGGCGCGCGACACCGTGTTCGCCGTGGTCATGATCGTCTGCAACGGCCTCGTCGGGCTTTGCATCTTCATCGGCGGCCTGCGCTATCGCGAGCAGGGTTTTCAGCTCTCCGGCGCCAACGTCTATCTCAGCGTCCTGTTCGCGCTGGCGACCATCACGTTGGTCATGCCGAACTACACGACCACCACGCCCGGGCCGGTCTATTCGGCGGTTCAGCTCGGTTTCGTCGATGTGGTCACGCTCGCGCTGTACGGGGTGTTTCTCTACACCCAGACCGTCCTGCACAAGGACTATTTCGTTCACGAACGGGCGGGCGGCGGCAGCGGCGAGGCGCATCTGTCCGGCAAGACGTTGGCGCTCAGCGTCGTGCTGCTGCTGATTGCGCTGCTGGCGGTCGTGCTGCTCGCGAAGAAATTCTCGCTGGTGGTCGACGCCGTCGCGGCCAAGATCGGCGCGCCGCCGGCCTTTGCCGGACTGCTGGTCGCGCTCCTGATCCTGATGCCGGAGGGTGTCGCGGCCGTCTCGGCGGCCCGCAAGAACGATCTGCAGAAGAGCATCAACCTTGCGCTTGGCTCCTCGCTCGCGACCATCGGGCTGACCATCCCGGCCGTCGGCGTGGCCACCTACGCGCTCGACAAGGAGCTCGAGCTCGGTCTCAGCGCCCAGGGCAGCGTGCTTTTGCTCCTGACCTTCTTTCTGAGCATGTTGACCTTCGGCACGGGCAGGACCAACGTCCTGTTCGGACTGGTCCATATGGTGGTATTTGCCGTGTACGTGTTCATGGTGTTCGTGCCCTGA